The genomic DNA ATTTTAGACAggtatatttaataaattatattgaGCGCATTCATGCAAAAGAAATGAATGGATTGTCCTTTATTGTCTATGGAATAATGTTTTTTAATACTACTAACTACTATATAATGTGATGTACCGtcatttttatcattatatattataaattataattttaataatatgttaCTTGTATTATTCGATTTTTATATCAcgttaataataatttttaaaattatatttaacaGCTTTCATCAATTTGATCGGAGGACTCAAGATTGAATGATCAAATATCAACAACCAGACCTTTaatgtttcgtctttaatattATAGTAGAGATATCCTACAAAGTCTACATTTAATTTTATCAACTTTCCCTAATCTCTACTCCCGTTTTTAATATTTGATGTTTGACATTTCAGTGCGCTTGCATATGTTTAGGAATTTTAATTACGTAgttataattgtatttattgaatttttttattGTTATGCCACGTTTTGGCATGACAAAtactttttaataattttataatttattaattattaattctatTTAATACTTAATTGTTTAATGCCCAAGTTATCCTCTCTCTGAAACGAGGAAATAATCAATCTCAATAAATCCATTATAGAAAATATCTCTCAACGATATTCTTCAAATCAGGAAGATATCGCAACGCTCAGATTAAATCAGATAAAATCGGTAATTACCGCATTAACGAAACTTATCCCTAAAGTCTCTTAGGGATAATCCCAAATTTCACAGAACTGCGTAGTCTTGATCCAATATAAATTGGTACGCAGACATCTTGGCAAAGGAATCCGATACAACGAGACAAATCGAGACACCTCCCAAGTCCAGCCTCTCTTTTTCATAAACCCTAATCTCACAATTATACACAAATCGCTCAATTATTTCAGCAACCCTCCGATTTCGTGTTGTTACGAAATTTCTCCAACAACacttattaaatttaaaataataaaataaattgaattataataattttaaatatgctatcaaaattcttaaaaatatatgTGAAAAAATCAAGTTTCATATATTAAAGAAAATAAGGGTAGTAATAAATAAAAGATAGAATATTGGTACAATACCCTCTCAAGAAAGAAAACATTACTGGTTTGTTAAGAGCACCTCCGATAAGTTTTTGGGTGTGTACTGGGTAAACTCCACGGACTCACACAATAGTCTGCAAACAATTTGAACCAAAGTAAATCGCACTTAAATGACATACTCTAGTTCATTaagtataattataaatttttctATAGTGAGATTCGACCTGTGACCAAGAGAAATTTTTTTTCCTTTTAAACAATTGAGTCAATCCGTGCGAGCAAATTATCCCCTTATTTGATATATAAACGAATATGATATAGTAAAATAGTAAAGTGCAATATATACACATTTAGTACAAGTATGTATTTCAGCTATTTAGAGGGGTGTAAAAAGTTTCAATAATAAATTTGATCTAATTGGTAATTTATTAGCTCATTTTTTTTTTCGAGTACACATATGCATATATTTTCTTAACAATTTGAACGGAAATCGTCTAATCCGAACCATTATAATTTGGGTGATTATGATTTTTAAGTAACTGTTACGGTTATGAATATGATTTAGAATAATTGAAAAATCAAAAAAATCTGGTCAAATAATTTACCTCTCTAATCCGTGCAACCCGCCCGATACTCATCCCTACGCAACCATATTTGCGCCACAAATGTTGCATCATTGCAAATTTGCAAGTACATTGGAGATATTCTAATGAATGCGAAACTCTAAGATCTTAAGTTGATAGTACTAATTTGTTGAGTACGAGCACTCCAATAGAGTCATAACATATTCCtcaaaattattattataaaaatggATCATAGTATTTTAAGATATTTTATTGTAATTCAACCCTAACAACATTTCTTATACATGTATcctattaatattttattattatatttaagcTCTAGTTATGCATTTGAAACGGAGAAAAAAGAGaaatgaatttattattattaaaaacaaGATAAAGAATCACTGGTGgttccttataaataaaacatgAGAGAAAAATGCTAACTTTTTAAGGAATAAACATAACATTTAAATTCAAATTTCTGCAAAATTCCTAGAATTTTAGTTCAGGATCAAATATAGCTAATCTGTGGGAGTTGCTCTAAGCGATCACTTCAGAATCTCAAAATGTTAGAAAAATACTTACAacaattttaaattaatattttatcaatattaaaaaaacacaaaaatctagAAGCAAACCGGACTCCTAAGCATAAAAATGTGGAATCACCCTAAAGGGTACTTGTCCCCTGCGCGGCTGGGTGTGAGGCACATAGTAATATTCTTTCACCGTTTTGAAGGGACTTAAAGATGCGGAGCACGACCTCCTTGTGGGTTTTGTAGTACCACTTTGATGAAAATAACGGTCACGTTCTGGGGCGGCGTTCCCTAAATATATTCACCATATTTATTTGCCGTTGGTTTGTCCATACTCAACCCCTCTTTTTGTGGGGTTCCTATTTTCACTCTTTTTTTACCTTTTCCCTGTTTTCTTTCACTCCTTTTGCCTGTTGGAATGCGAGTTCGGAACTTGGTCAAGGACGGATCGAGAAATTATATTCCCCGGGGATACTGACTATATTTTATgaataaatttttatatttttgaattataggggcgcttttaaatattttcagaaattgaaatGATAAAAATGGCAAAATTTTATTTTGTGGGGGACTCCTTACTAAATCCTCCTCTGTTTACACTGCTCGATTTTTTTATAACTAATCACAAACGTATATATTAGAAGTCGAATTCATAATTTTTGTAGAGAGACGTAAACTTAATCACTgtaagagcaagtccaacaacTCCCTTAAACATGCTCTTAACTTCAAATATAAGAAATGTGACAAAAAAATACACTTCAACAGTGTATTAGTGGTCTTTAATGAATCACAATTTATCCCTTATTTTATTTTTGTCAATAAAAATTTGatttctctctcttcttttaagTTTTTTTCTCTATCTTTCTTTCATATCtcattcaaaattattattattattataataatgaaTGAAAATAAGGATCATTGTTAGAGTTCAAATTCAAAATCACGTCTTAAATCACTAAGAGTTAATATTTTACAATATTTATAACGAACTTGTTAAGATACTGGATTTGCTCTAATAGCATTTCTAACAACTCCTCATTTCAAGCTCCTAAGTTAAATTTTGAGAAAAAGTTTGGAAAAATAAGTTCCAACAGCCTCCTAACTCTTACTCAAACACCTGGCAACCAATTTGTCCTCCTCTCTTTTAGGAGTCTCTGTCCTTTCCTCTTGTCCTTCATTACTCACATACATGAATTAtgttcaatttttttattaacaTCATATATCTCTTTTCCAATATAATAAGTacatttattaataaaatataagttaagAGGTGGGATAAAGATGTTGTTGGAGATGATAATAAATTTTGAATTCTAAATAATTATGAGgcatttaaattatattatttttacaTAAAGTTTAAGGAACTTGTTGGAATTGCTCTAACAACACTTTATTAATAAACTGTTTATCTCGAcatatataaatgaaataaatgaaTAATGCAAAATCTATCAAATTAATGCTCTAAATAAATTATGTCAAACCGGTTGTCATATGCTTTTCATTCATAATTTTCTAAACTATCTTAAGAAACTCAGCATCGTCGAAAGTTAGGAATCTGGATGTGTAAAAAATAAATGATCTAAACATGTGTTATACTATAAATTCAGATATGTAAAAAATAAATGATCTGAACATGTGCTAGACTATATTTACAAGTCTCGTAATGATTCGAAATGAATATTCTATATTTACATGCTTGGTAATGATTTGAAAAAAAACATTTTTTCTGAAATTATTCATATGATTACAAAATGTATATGATTTCCACAATGACCAATGAAGCAATGATTTTTATATAACTCTTTTTCTTTGCTCGTAATTATTTTACATTAAAGATCGTAAACTATGAAGATTAAAAAAGTTTTACCTTGATTCACGTGTTTTGCAGACTATTACGTGAGCCCGTAgagtttacccagtgcgcacccgaaggatAGCGaatgcgggttacctacgataaaaaaaagaaaaaaaaagtaacACTCTAATGATAATCTTTTATTTAAGCCAAAAAAACATCACAAACAAAATAAAAGTATAAAAAGTAACGTTACCCGCAAACGGTCAAAACAGAAAATCCCATTATTTATCGCGAGATAAAAATAGAAAACACGAAAAAGGATCAACGGAACAACGAGGAGGGATAGAACGGTAGACTctagagagagagggagagagaggagagagaaaCAAAAGCTGCCAGGCATGCAAAAAAGCAGTGTGATTAATTAACCAAAAAATACAGTAATCTCTCTCGCCCaaacacatatacatacaaaaccagcgagagagagagatagagagagaggaAAGGAAGAGaagaggagagagagagatagagagagagagttgGAGAAAAAATCTCTCTAATTGAAATCAACCATTACGCCTCAATTTCAAGCTCTTCTTGAAACCCTAGCCATGGCGTCATCataattcaaattcaaattacACACGTTCTGTAATTTTATCTTCATTAAAAGCGGAGACTCGGCCACCACGTCATCATGATGGCCAATGAGTTACCGCTCCATCGGCTAGTGTTTCTCGATTCGTCTTCTCCGATCTattcacatatacatacacatatacatacattttaCATGACTAATTGAATTAAACTTCATCTCAATCTTCATCATCACTATTTGTTGTTGATATTAAGTTATTAAGTGTAATTTCGGTGGTTTGGGgatcatttgttttgttttgggGGAGAAAGAGGATAAGAATGGCGGCGAGTAGTAAAGGAATGGTGGAGAAAATGAGACGAATAGCTCGTACTATATATTTTATGATTGCAATGGTGGTTTCGCTTTTGGTTTTGTGTTTACCTTTGTTAGTTGCAATTGGAGATGTATTGTTTCCTGCTCTTTTGATTTCTAGTTTTACTTGTGTTACTTGTCATTCCTTTCGATCTCATCTTCATCGTTACGCTTTCAATTCTTCCTTGATTGATATTCCCCTCGTTTCCGTTATCAGATCTCTCCTTATCACCAGTAtgtcctctctctctctctctctcctctctctccccctctctctccctctctctccctctctctctctctctcccattATATGTTTTGTTTTTTAATGCTACATTGTATTGTTGTTGTATGTTTTGTgcaaaatctctctctctctctctctctctctctctccctcccccacctctctctctctctctctctctctctctctccctcccttcccctctctctctcccctctccccccctctctctctccctccctctttcattagatgttttgtttatatGCAACATTGTATTGTTTTTGTATGTTCTGTGCACAATTTTGTTTGATTAAAGAATAAATGCAGCATTGTAGTGAATGTGGATTATGTAATTGGTACATGTTAGCTCCGTCGCGAATCTAGATTTTTATGTTGTCCAATCTGTTTGTTATGGTGGTTAATTTGATTTGCATGAAATTTATAATTGCATTAGGTGGGTTAATAATATATTGAATTGAATTAACACCTAAATGTAACAGGAGATGAGTTATGCTCTTGCACATATTTGAAAGGAGATTTTGGATTTACTTACTAAATCAATTAATGGAGTTCTTAAAACTGCATATAGGTGGAGACTGGTGAATGCTGCAGTCTATGATAAAGCCCTAATTGTTTTATCTTTATATGGTTCAGGTGTGTATTATATGTGTGATGGACCTGCTCTCTCACACGGGCCTTATTTAGGAACTGTTACGATGTCTTCCATTGCTTCGATACTACTTCTTTCGGTTAAGGCTTGTGTTTTTTCTGTCAATTCTCAAATTGAGGCTGAAGCTTCCTTGTCTCTGACAAAGCGGAAACTACATTTAAAGAAGTCATGGGGAATGCCTGTGTTATTTCTCTCCTCCGTGGTCTTTGCTTTAGGGCACATTGTTGTTGCTTATCGCACAAGCTGCAGAGCAAGGAGGAAATTAATGTTGCATCGAGTTGATCCAGAATCTGTAAGCTTATAATACTTCTTTTTCTAAGTAAAGTTGAAAACATCGCTTCTTATATCACTATATTCATGAAGGAAATTTGAATCACACTTTAGCTCCTGACCATTAAATTACAAATAATTATGCTTTAGCGTCTTATATATTAAGTGCTCGAATAGTCGAATACCACTTTATGACCTCTGTTTTCTGATGAATCTTTTTAATGATAACAGATTCTTTCATGCAAAATATCATTTTCTGGTTATCAGAAAGTTCCAAGATCACCCACTCCCATTGCAGGGAAGACACTAAGAAGTGATAGTGAGTTGAATAGAAGGCCTGGGGGGGTTACTTGTGATCATGAGGAAATTCCAGTTCGGTTATTAGCAGATACTGACAGCTTATTTATGATGACCCAAGGGCTTAACGTACACTACAAGCTTAGCTTATCTGGTGCCCCTTCTCGTTCCTTGTCTTCTTCAACCTTTCTTAATAGGCCTTCACTAAATGTATATCCAAAAAGTAAGTATCATCTTCAAAGGAGCTTTAGCAGCCACTTTAATTCCTCCTCGCTCCATACACCACTATTAGATCGATCAACTTATTCTAGACAATCAGAAGATATTCCAATGTTGAGCTTGGATGAAACTGGTGATTTTGAGGATGTGAGTGGACATCATTCTCCTGTGGTGGAAGATTCGAGTACAATTAGTCATTTTGGCATTGTTCTAGTGCATGGATTTGGAGGGGGTATCTTCTCATGGAGGCATGTAATGGATGTGTTGGCTCGGCAGGTTGGCTGCACAGTTGCCGCTTTTGATCGTCCTGGATGGGGATTAACATCTAGGCCACAGAAACAGGACTGGGAAGATAATCAGCTGCCTAATCCTTACAAGCTTGAAACTCAGGTTATTGCCTGCAGGATATATTATCATTTTTCTTGCACATTGAGTTTGATCAAATTACTATTATGAATGTTGCTCAAGTAAACTGAGGTTTCATTATTGTCTTCTTAGCCATTCATTTCTCATGTATAAAATAGGAACCGTCCATCTGCAGTTATGTTCATTGTGGTTTTCTGCATGTAATATTTTAATCCCATCATCAACGTAGTTGTATGCCCTTTTTGTTATACCCAATTTACACTGTATTATTCTCCATGACAACCCTTATCTGAACATCTTTGCGATAACATATGTTTCCAGGTTGACCTGCTTCTAAATTTTTGTTCGGAGATGGGGTTTTCTTCTGTTGTTCTTGTTGGTCATGATGATGGAGGCCTGCTTGCAATGAAAGCTGCACAGAAAGTGATGTCCTCTGCAACCTCTGTCAATGTGAGGAGCTCGCACTTTGGATAAATGAGAACACTGTATTTCTAATCTTTGTGCATGTTCATGATTCTTTAAAAAGAATAAACTAAAGCTAGATCTATGTTTAATTGTATTTACATGTCAATTAGTATCTAACCCGCATTTCATCATATATGTACTGTGATAACCTCATCCATCTATGTAAGCGTACTGATGATTGTAAATGCAGGTTGAAATCAAGGGGTTGGTATTACTGAATGTAAGCTTGTCAAGAGAAGTTGTTCCTGGCTTTGCTAGAATAATTTTGGGAACTGCACTGAAAAGAAACCTTGTAAGTCTACTTCGGGCAGAGATCACACAAGTAGGCAATCGGCGTGCTTGGTATGATGCTACCAAGTTAACAACAGAAAT from Apium graveolens cultivar Ventura chromosome 5, ASM990537v1, whole genome shotgun sequence includes the following:
- the LOC141661888 gene encoding uncharacterized protein LOC141661888 — encoded protein: MAASSKGMVEKMRRIARTIYFMIAMVVSLLVLCLPLLVAIGDVLFPALLISSFTCVTCHSFRSHLHRYAFNSSLIDIPLVSVIRSLLITSVYYMCDGPALSHGPYLGTVTMSSIASILLLSVKACVFSVNSQIEAEASLSLTKRKLHLKKSWGMPVLFLSSVVFALGHIVVAYRTSCRARRKLMLHRVDPESILSCKISFSGYQKVPRSPTPIAGKTLRSDSELNRRPGGVTCDHEEIPVRLLADTDSLFMMTQGLNVHYKLSLSGAPSRSLSSSTFLNRPSLNVYPKSKYHLQRSFSSHFNSSSLHTPLLDRSTYSRQSEDIPMLSLDETGDFEDVSGHHSPVVEDSSTISHFGIVLVHGFGGGIFSWRHVMDVLARQVGCTVAAFDRPGWGLTSRPQKQDWEDNQLPNPYKLETQVDLLLNFCSEMGFSSVVLVGHDDGGLLAMKAAQKVMSSATSVNVEIKGLVLLNVSLSREVVPGFARIILGTALKRNLVSLLRAEITQVGNRRAWYDATKLTTEITSLYKAPLYVEGWVEALHEILRLSFETVLSPKDAASLVAAVQDIPVLVIAGAEDAVVSLNTVQTMASKFVNSRLVAISGCGHLPHEECPKALLAALSPFISRLLRIRDLQNL